The segment AAAAGCGAAGACAAAATGAGAAATGGTTGATAAATAAATTGAGACTACAAACAACAGAAATTTGTGTGGTATTAAATATTTGATGTCAATGTCTAACCCAAAGACTTACCAGAGTCACCCAATCCTCTGCCATTTCATTATCAACATTGAATTGTCCACAAACATCGATTATGGTGGACCGGTGAAAGTGCTTCGACCTTAACCAGATTCAATATAGAGAAAATCCTGTTGAGAGTGTCATCCCCGACACCGAAACATTCTCATTGGTCCAATGAAGTAGAGGTTCTACGATATCATACGTGAATTATGCTACTATATGgactatttttagtttaaacaGTTGGATAGACAGTTATTTAGAGACAAGGCACTGACAAATGGTatgaaattcataaaatttcattgatattgttatatatgtatatttttaaagCTGCATTTACAACAATTGAAAATTTACAAGATGTTTACTGCAGATACCAGATACATGCTACAAGGATCAGAGATATAATATTATAGCTGATATGatccttttttttctcattagagCAGTAAAAAGTACTCCTTATATGAGTTATCGGATGCTTACTGGCAATAACGGAGCCAGAATATGAAGGAATAAACATATGAACATTGACGAAAGGGCTTCAGATGAACCCCTTCCTGTACCCTAGCTAGCTCCGCCCATGTTTACTAGTGTCATCTAGAGGTCAAAACTGTGGCTGTTGAAATGGAAAATAGCCTGACGACCTCTTCTCTTCAAGTTCTGGCTTCTGCATTCTTTAGCAATACTGGACTGAAGAGTAGGAGGACCACACACAATTACACCAATATCTACACTTCCCCAGCTCTTTGCATGTGATCCAAATATCTCTGCagaaacaaaaagttaaaaacacattttcaagaaaacaaaGGAGAAGCATAAGGACCTTGTAAAGTTCAAATGCTGTTCATACCTTGGAAATCAGGTCTTTGACCATATCGAATATTATTAACATATCGAGCCTCTCCAAAGTTACTGTCTAAAGAGGCTTCATTCTGCTGCAAGATGTCAGCTTTCTTTGTGGCGTCCTGTGGTTCCTCCTTCGATGAGGTTTTCCTCTCCCAAAGATGCCATAAAGCGATAACGAAACCCCCAAATATAAGAATACTTGCAGTCATGCATCCAATCAACAAAAGCCCCTTGTACCACCAGTAAGTTATATTGAATGGATTTATGTAGAAAATGTCCAGCAATGCTACAGTGATCACAAACCCTATGGTGGATACTATGACATATAATCCAGACCATACGACATGTCCAGTACCAACCAAACCAGACATTCGACATCCTTTGAAGCCAGGGGAGATTGAGTGGTGCATTGCTTTGGGTGTTTTACCCTCCTCCTGAGAGATAAACGAAGCAATAATTAGTAACACATATAAATAGGGTGATGATacataaacaaaatgaaaataggCAGAAACTTATTACCAATGAAGGCTGTGATTCCCGTGTCACATATGTTTGAATCTCAAGATTCAGTTTATCAGAGAAAAGTGGACAGATTGCCTCCATGTCAACTGTTTCAAGAAGTGGAAGCTCATCTGAGTTTTTGATAGCCCATACTATTAGTATATTTCTTGGCAGGCAAGGCGAGCTATCGTTGATACGGTGGAGGATATCACTCAGGATAGCTAGGAAGGGAGAAATTCCAATTCCACCTGCTACCAAAATGAGATTTTCATACCTGAGAGGAGAAACATGTTCAAGGCAATTAATTAGTCAATGACTTCAtaactgaaaaataaataacttgaaTATTCAGCAGATATTGCTGCGGATTTACATACGTTAAGTGGTATGGTGATTCATGTCCATAAGGACCTTCAACAGAAGCTGTAATTTTCCTGTTATGCAGCAAAAGAGGCTCCGTCTCAGATTCTTCTACAGAAAGATTCAAGATGTTTCCCTTCAGTTTTTCAGTCCAATCTCCAAGAACCTTTATGAGAATCGCAAGATGATGTTTGCCATCAAGGGGACTAGAAGAGACACTGAAAGGGTGCCACTGCAGCCAGGACAACTCGCGTATTTGTAAGAATATCCAGCCAAGAGCGTTGTAATGTAAATCTACATCGTGAGGGAAGAAGTGTTAGAATCACTGAAAAATGCAGCAGTGAGTAAATCAGTTGAGTCAAAGATTTATTCTTACTTGCAGGTTTTGAAATAACGAGTTCAACGGTTCCACAAGGAAAGCATGTGGCCGAAAGTATGTCAACTGTCTTTCGTGACTGGAAGAATCTAAGGAACCGATCAAGCATGAACAGGAAGATCCCAGCTCCAGCCATCATGAAGACGAAATCACCAACATGCAAAGCCAGGAACACCACAAACACCACATACAATTGGTGTGTATAGAAGAACAGCTCAAAGTTTTTTCTCCTTACTCCAGGAAGTGAAGTCAACCACATCAATAAACCAGCTAAAAGGCTGATAACTCCTGGAAGATTGGCTATTCCTATGTTTTTCCAGCCGACTAGCTGCAGTAAACAAAATTGACTAAGTCTAAGTCCCTTCATTGATTACTCTCCattaacattaataaaattGGTGAAGGTTCTAGTATACGGTACACAAATAAAAGGAATCTCTAGGGGCAAGATAAATGAAACTTTCAGTTTTAGAACTCACTTCTTCCAAAAGTCTCCCTTGAATTGCCCAGCCAATAATATAGAATAGACCATGAAGGCTAAAAATAGCCATAGTAAGATGTCCCAGCCAAACATGATATCTAGTGGCATGTTCAAAAGGGATATCTATGGCTCGAAGAAGAACTGAACCACGTGCAACAGGCAGAAACAAAAACGCTAAGCAGATTAATCCAATGAATCCAAAACGGAGACCTGTCAGCTCCAGCAACTTAGCACTGAAAATATTATCACAACATATATATTAGTCAATGAAGCAGAAGTTGTGGAAAAAGAAAACCTTGCTACTAAAGGAAACCTTCAATCCAACAACTATGGACTGGTTCTAAGTCTGAGATAAGCACTATGTGGCTGTAACTGTTAATATCCAGTCACTTCGAAACATTTTCACATGGAATTATTTTTAGATTCAACAGATGCACAATTTACAAACTGGGATGATAAAGAAGAGAGGACAtagaaaacaaagagaaaatccATCTGTTATTCCCGATTTAACACCAGTCGGACTAGATAACGTGGAGCAAATGAATTTATAAGATCATTTAAATCAGTGAAGTGACTAAAATCAACGAATACACAAAATAGCCTGAAATTAGCTAGTGATGCAGAAATTTGATGGTGCTCAACTGATCTAAATCAGTTTGTTTTCATTGGGGGGGACATATATAAACATCAAAAGCTAtgatatatttcattatttcagtAGGTGAGTCTAAATTCTGGTTGAAGAATAGAACAAATCTTTAAGCGACGCCATGTCTAGTTCCTGCTTCAGTAAATTGGGATTGTCAATAATTTGAGAAGAGAGTTTCAGTACTTCCAGAATTCTGGAGAACTAAGAGCTACTGTATAAGAAGATAATATAAGAGCAGAAGTTGAAAGAAAGACCAAAATTAGAACTAAGGGTGTATTTGATTGAAACATTTCTGAATGTAGAGCAGTTGAAGTCCAAAAAGATGCAAAATTATGTGAAATAACTATGGTTCCTTTGGAATACGAATAACGACTTATATAACTCAGACATACAAGTATATTTGATAGGATTAAGGTAACTAGTTCTCTGAAAAGATGATCATTTTTCCAAGCCAGAAAGAATACCATGGTCTAAGTTATAGACAGCTATAGGCCTTAATCAAGTTTTCTCTTCGATTACACAGAAAAAACACACAAGCAGGTAACATATATGATCATAATGACAGAATTACCTTCTCTCTTTCATGTCTGGTAAATGATACAAAGATAAGATGTCAACATTCTGTATACTATACATAACTACAGCCCAGACGATGTAGACCGAGAAGATTATAACGCCAATCATTTCCGCAGCTGTAACAACCCCAAATGGTCCATCCACCAGCACAGGGAATGTCCATAATCTAAAAGTTGGTCCTTTACCAGCCTTCTTGCTACAACAATCAAAAATTCCATATGAGTTCACAGTTCAAATATAACATCATGTTCTTATAATTAAGCTAGCaaacacacaaacacacacatacatTTGAGGTTGATCTTCACCCGAGACAACGAGAAGAATAATTGCAAGAAATGCAATCATGATAATTGGGAAACTGAATAACAAGGATGTGCTACCTGCAATCCAACAGAAACTAAAATTACTCACTAACTACTAACAAATCGTAAACAACAAAAGCAATAAACTTTGAAATTGTTAAAAAACCTGCTGTCCGAAAAATAGATCCTTTGGTGGCTCCAACAATTGTCCCAAAAATTTCATTAGTGAACTTTGTTGgcaacaagaaaataaaagcaGCCCATGAAATAAAAATCACCCACATTAATACTTTGAGAATCAACTTTGTTGATGAGATTAAAAATGGTGTCTTTCTGAGAGAatcaaattcattttcttttttcaaaagaagAGGTTCTTGGCTTGAGAGTTCACCCATTTTAGAATCTTTTTAAGCCTATGCCAAAACACACCTAAAGCAGTTaccaatatatacaaaaaaaaaaaaaagctttagAAGAAACCAAAAGCCATCAACACTTAGTACAGAATTTAAGCTGAAATCTGGCACAAATTAGGCCACAGAAAATTGGACCACTCAAAAATTAGCGTTTGGGAAAAGATAAATACTTAGTATTCCTAGAGAAATACGAGGTACTATTAACATTAAAACATCAAGACATAGACCATACTTCAACAACAGTGAATGGTGATGATGAGCTTGAATTATTCATTCATTTGTTTGAAATTCTGTGTTTTTCACTAGTAGAAATATATGGTTGAAATTTGAGTTGCTGTGTAAAATTCAacaacttttatttgaattgtgttcttgtattaaattattcatcaaatatattaaaatgacaCGTGAAACTCATTGAAAGATTGTGTTATCGATCTAACGGCGCAAAAGAAAACGTTCAAGGCTTTAAGCTTTCCTATCCTTGCTtccaaaataaaagatgaaaggGTAAAGTTAATAATTTCGACATATAATCTAAAGTTAAGAGAAGACGAGCAAAATAAGacatgaaatataaatgatGACAACAATAGAAATATAGAGATAAGATATaagagtatttttttattttttaaagtattcGTCAAATCTTTAAGTATTCAATATGAACGCTTATACCTGTATCTAGGGGTGTACATAGGTCGGTTCggtttgattttttattgtaaaaaatttaaatcaattatatcggtttattaaatctaaaagtCAAATTAAACGATATAAAGTCATTTTCTCGGTTtcgattttatttaaaaagtgataaatattttttcactgcGTCTGTGATAAACTTAACTTAAAAAATGTTAACTAaatagaaatttttgaaaagactGTCAAATTCACACGAGtacaaaatagttttttttgaaatatcaacGCTCATTATGCTAAACTAATAAGATTAAAAATTAGATGCAAACTGAATACAAAAGATATTTACAAAGTAGATTGTTAACTTCGAATTTGAAAaactataacaatataattataacttCGGATCTTAACACAAAATATAACATTTACAATTTTTACAAGtccaaatttgaaatcaaatagataaacattgaaaactataaattaacttaaaatatattaatagttataaataaaataaaattatatatatatatatatatatatatatatatatatatttacaagcccaaatttgaaataagccgtacaaaattgaaaattataaactaacaaaaaatatatcaacaaagtagattataaataaataattttatctataaataaaataaattatacatatatatatacacacattgaGAAGTATAAACTAACGAAAATTATATTAGCAAAGtacattataaataatattttttagctataaataaaataaattatatatatgcatatatacaaaattttacaaatccaaatttgaaatagaatatataaaattgaaaatcatagactaactaaaaatataataccAAAGTAgattatatgtaaataatattttttatctataaataaaataaagtatgtaATATGTATGTGTCGGTTTGGTTTGAGTTcgatttaattcttttttttctaataccaaaccaaaccaaGAGTAGTCGTTTTTTTTTCCAATCACCACAtcaatcaaaccaaaccacaagtcaatttttttttcggTTTGATTTGGTTCATCGGTTCGATCTGTACACCCCTACCTGCATCATAGAAACATATAAAAGATTAGTCAAAGAAAATGCGATGTAATTAGCCCTTCAAAGAAAACAACTTATGATTATGGAGGGAACATAGTGCTTATGTGCTTTATAAATAGCTTAATAAGAAAAgtggaagaagaaaaatagttgTAACCCTATGATTATACAAATACGATTTTTCCCGTTCAATTTtcttgtctttctctcttttttgttttatacaaatatatattatacaattgtttttttctatatgtatgtctttctctcttttttgttttatacaaatatatattatacaattgtttttttctatatgtatatCAAAACAGATTATACAACTGctatcttttgtatatgtataacgaagtatacatatttatatttgctatgaagagcaattatgcaaactgtggttatagcatacaaatatggtttttatatttgctatatgtgaaaattgctCAACTTTATCCAATAGAAAGATGTCatgtaataattattaataataataattaaaaactatAAGACTATTAGTTTATAGAGCAATATAAGACAAAAAAAGGTTGTATGAGAGTATTTTTGACCACATAGGTGAATCAGAGGTATTTTTAGACCTTTTCGAATAGACAAATAGTACAAGAGTATTTTTAATccttttattcatatatttaatgacATCTTACCGTATTTCATAACCGCGCGAAGCACGaacaaattcaataataacCAAATAAAACCAAACAATGGCGTGGCTCTTCCATGACCTAAAGATATCCTACAATTAGTTGCTAAAAgacacaatattttttatgatccGTAATTTCTTGGAAGTGTGCAAATAACCATACAGAAAACGATGGAGTATTTATGAACGTAAAACTACTCAAATTAATGTGATGTGAGCAAATTGATTATGACACTTTCTAAAAGAATAAACTAGAGTCACTCATTCCTCACCCAAATTCAACATCAGCAACAGAATCTGTCCATTTGTGGGGACATCAAACATCTATTTGAGGAATCTTATGGTGTATTTTCGATTTCATTGTCCGTTTCATATCGTCTTCGTCTCATATTACTTGTTTACGTTATTATAAATCtctcaaattaatattatttgtcaCTTTACAAACTCAAGATATAAATTATCTCATAATATGTTGTATCGTAACGTATTGTTTTGATGAATACAATGTTTGGATATATTGTATTGTTGTCTGTCGTTACATAATATCATTCATCcataatttaaatgataaatctacaaaaaaaaaaaaagcattaaGGTATAGAGTAGCGTTACTATGAAAAGATAGGGTAAATGTAAAATAAAgacaaaatgagaagaaaatattaaaataacaatgCAATCACATGAAATCGGTCATTACACAAAATTAATCTTTTTGTTGTTACTTAATAATGAATTTAAACGATACAATAAAATTTAGTATGatttacataaatctcatagtGTTAAGAGCTAATTACATTATTTCCTATGGATTTCGGATGCATCACTAGACTTCCAGATACACCGGCAAAGGATGTGTCCGAGAGGGGAGAGATATATCATAGAGGGAATAGGAAAATTCAAATACATCACTGACTTGCTTATACCTCAGGCATAAGTGAATCTGAaggagattttttatttttctttaaatggtagaaaattttaaaaattatgataaaataaatatttaagtggaaatcaaaacaaaaagtcGCACTTAAACTAACATTCTAGTACAACGAGTAACAATCATCCAGCAGATGAGGAAATcagaaaaaaaggaagatatTGAATTCCACCAGAAAAAGCATGATAGGACACACCTGACTACCAAGGAAATTCAGCTTCTTGTCTAAGGCAAGGAATGATTtagaaatctggaaaatttatGCTGCAATTGAATCCAGCTGAAGAGGAAATGTGACAAAAGATAGAAAGAAATTGAACTCCACCTGAAAAACTGTAATATGACATACCTGACTGACATGGAAAACCTACTTTATTGTACATGTTTTCACATTTCACATCGGGTTCAAGCCACATCCATGGGCTTGTCGCCAGCCTCCTCGTTCTTCACAGTTTGAAGAGCTTCCTCCAAATGCCTTTCTTAAGCTTTTCTCAATGTCCGTACTACTACTAGAACATACGAACTAGCACAGGAATTCCAGGGGAATAACAGACGCCAGTAAAATCGACTGTTAGTGAAGCTTAATTGACCACGGAAAGACAAAAAGGAAACAATGAGACAAAAGGTAAATAAAAGCACGGATATTGAAGGGAGAAGGATGGGTAACTTTCTCCGGGAAAGTCAACACCTGAAATGGCAATCTATCTAACTTCGCCATGATTGTACTACTTGCAGCGACCTGTTTCTTAAAATCGCAGTTTGTACGCTgaagttttcttttctttccttgaCAGCAATTTTTTGCTGAATTCTGGCACCTTTATTCCTAAGAAAACAACACATACCAATACAATCAAAAGTGAGTGAAAAAGCTTAATCAAACatggaaagagaaaaaaagtaaataaattaagaagGGAATGCTAAGGAAAGGGCTAGCATAACTTTTCGTCATGAAGCAAATATTTGAAAGGGGTATATATCTTCATAGTTATGCCAATAACTTGTTCATAACTTTCAGCAACAGTTGTCATCCCTGGAGCACCTATCTTGAAAACAAATTTTGCACAACTCTATAGCATAGGTGTTCTAGGAGAACAATACAGAAAAGCAGAAACATGTGTGAGTGAAGAGACGAGTAAAATAACGGCAAGGAGTAAGAATATACATGGTAAGTATTAATGGCTCACAATTGAAGAGACAGAACTTCCCATAAGCAGGCGGTGATATCATAAGCCATGTGCTACAGCTCTGACTTGTAATTATCCAGACAGAACAAACCATCACTTCTACTATTACGATAATGATCTGTTAAACTGTCTTCTACTCTCAAGTTGTTGTAGGGAAAAAGTAGCACAATAAAATTGGTGAGGCCATGACAGAATACCAACAGATTGGGTGGATCTAGTATGTACTTGCAAGTATTGTGAGGAAGCAAAATGTAGATTTGAGATAAGTGTTGATGGCTTGCAACGGAAGTTGGCAGAACATCTTATATCAAGCAGTGAAGTCATACACAAAGATGCTATTGTCAAACAATAAGGAGGAAGCTCCAATATTAGTTATAGATGAGAATGTTCAACTGCAAGACGACCAAAAGGCCATGATGTTACCATACGAGGACAGAATAAGGATGTAAAACATTTTATAATACCAAAAGCTACATTTATCTCTATGTGATCTCCGCACACATGCGAATATAATTTTTGTACCTGCAGATGATGATAACATTAGATTCAAAGGATGTTATCAGATTGTACATAAAACCACCATAAAACAAAGGACAGTGAAACTTACTGAATCTAGACTCATAAGGTTATTAGTTTCAAGTGGTACCTAATTCGAAATGAACAAAGTATTAAACTAGCTACTTCTCAGCATGGCTGCAAAATCATGAAGAGGTGTAATGTGATTTACTTTCTTTAGTTATTCCCTCATAACGGTATTACCATGATTGGAAGTGACAAGTCGGTGGTCTCTTCCCAACTCTCCAGTTTATTCCTTCTGCCAAGTGCTCCTTGGTCGGTGTCAACATTACAAAGTTTGGATCTCAGCCCTTTCATAACTGCAATTTTGAAAGATGTCAAACACTAGAAATTTTCAAAGCAGGAATTGGGCTAAAAAGTTCCCATGAATTGATTTTAGGCCAGGAATCaggaaatcaacattttaatttaacgTCTATATCTTTCTACCTATTTTTCCCTGCCTTCCCACTAAGATCTACTATGCTAATGGTAGATCCTTTGTACAACCTCCAAGGTCAGCACCAATCTCCACCAGATACCCCCCCCCCCGGTCAAATGAACCACCTAATACAACCAATGAGCAATCGATACCTATTGATAATGTCAGCACTACCAACCTGAGATCTGACACAATCTACCATCACAATGTGACCAAATCTAAAACACCATTGACTAGGTCATCTAAATTGGGGTAAAAGAAGTAGAGAAAATATACTAAAGCATCTTTCATTCAAATATACAGATATCAACAAAAGGAAAGTTCACATGTACTGTGGTTCTATCAAAGTATCTAAAAGACAAACTCCAAGCATGACATATACCTGTAGATACACAAGTATTTCACATACGAATGCATGTCAGGAGATATTAGCCCACTTACAACGTTgatattaaaatgattttacaaGAAAATCATGTCCACACCTTTACGTTGCAAAAGACAGTCACCCTGGAAATTCACAATGCTAATAAATCCATTGGAAGAGGtgatatgaaaaaaatacataaacatattGAACTCCGGCAGAAAAAAGGAGAGCATAAAATCAAATTGGAAATGCAATTGATAGGACAAGCCAGACTGCCATGGAAACTTAGCTTCTCGTCAGTGTGTTTCGATTTCACATTGGCTTCAGAAAACTTATTATTGTGAATAAGATACAATTTTCTCAAAGATACATAGCATACAATTGACAGGTAAAAATCTGGCTGTAATAGAAACAAAACAACTTAGTTTCGTAAAAAGGGGAAAGGCTCGCTGATTCATATAAATTCCCTATGTAACTTCTTTTAGACACACAATTATTGTATCGATTAAATTGAGTTGACCagtttcaataaaataaattactgCTAAAAGGTGATTCTGTGAACAGTAAACAAAAACTGATTCCAAGTGTAAGAAAAGTCTGAGATATAAAATGACATATACCTTTGTACTTCACCAAATAGCAAGAGAAAAGATTATTTCTCCAGTATTAATTCTGTCAATCATAGTCACATCATATTGGCTGTATTATCTCTGATAATTCAGCTCTTACCTTCACCTTTAACAATGGAAGAGATCAAAAAAGCATAAGCAGCTCCAGCTTCCTTGCTAAGGAGTCTCCGCCAACGAGAAGCAATGCAAAGCTCAAGTGGACTCGTCCACTATAACACAATAAACTGCCACATAATAAACAAGACCAAAAGAATGTGATTTATCAACTCCAACTATAGTACTTCATTGCATACTCACCAAAGTAAACACATTTTTTTCAGGATTAAAGTAAGCACTCTCTTTACCAGGAGAAAAACAGATTAGTGCATTATTTGTAACAAGTTATTGAAGACTATCTGCACATACATTTATTTTACCCAACACTTGAAAGTGGGAAGCATTGTCTCATAAAAAACCTTTTTCAGCAAATCCGCTTAATAAATCACCCATAGAAGTCGCTAGATCTATAAGTGAACAAAACAGCAGTAAAGGTAAGAGAAATGAATGGTG is part of the Solanum lycopersicum chromosome 1, SLM_r2.1 genome and harbors:
- the LOC101246763 gene encoding ferric reduction oxidase 6, whose protein sequence is MGELSSQEPLLLKKENEFDSLRKTPFLISSTKLILKVLMWVIFISWAAFIFLLPTKFTNEIFGTIVGATKGSIFRTAGSTSLLFSFPIIMIAFLAIILLVVSGEDQPQIKKAGKGPTFRLWTFPVLVDGPFGVVTAAEMIGVIIFSVYIVWAVVMYSIQNVDILSLYHLPDMKERSAKLLELTGLRFGFIGLICLAFLFLPVARGSVLLRAIDIPFEHATRYHVWLGHLTMAIFSLHGLFYIIGWAIQGRLLEELVGWKNIGIANLPGVISLLAGLLMWLTSLPGVRRKNFELFFYTHQLYVVFVVFLALHVGDFVFMMAGAGIFLFMLDRFLRFFQSRKTVDILSATCFPCGTVELVISKPANLHYNALGWIFLQIRELSWLQWHPFSVSSSPLDGKHHLAILIKVLGDWTEKLKGNILNLSVEESETEPLLLHNRKITASVEGPYGHESPYHLTYENLILVAGGIGISPFLAILSDILHRINDSSPCLPRNILIVWAIKNSDELPLLETVDMEAICPLFSDKLNLEIQTYVTRESQPSLEEGKTPKAMHHSISPGFKGCRMSGLVGTGHVVWSGLYVIVSTIGFVITVALLDIFYINPFNITYWWYKGLLLIGCMTASILIFGGFVIALWHLWERKTSSKEEPQDATKKADILQQNEASLDSNFGEARYVNNIRYGQRPDFQEIFGSHAKSWGSVDIGVIVCGPPTLQSSIAKECRSQNLKRRGRQAIFHFNSHSFDL